A part of Oryctolagus cuniculus chromosome 15, mOryCun1.1, whole genome shotgun sequence genomic DNA contains:
- the ADRA2A gene encoding alpha-2A adrenergic receptor (The RefSeq protein has 5 substitutions, 6 frameshifts compared to this genomic sequence): protein MGSLQPDAGNGSWNGSEAPGGGARASPYSLQVTLTLVCLAGLLMLLTVFGNVLVIIAVFTSRALKAPQNLFLVSLASADILVATLVIPFSLANEVMGYWYFGQAWCEIYLALDMLFCTSSIAHLCAISLDRHWSITQAIEYNLKRTPRRIKAIIVTVWVISAVISFPPLISIERKGGGGGGGRQRCEINDHKWYVIASCTGSFFVPCLIMILVYVRIYQIAKRRTRVPPSRRVRTPPPPPPPPPPPPRQPGPPSAGLMAWAPERGAGSASAETEPLPTQLNGAAGEPAAAGPRETDALDLEESSSSEHAERPPGPASRGPRQGPSEPGEARGQHPSARARDRGARGVGGRARGDTPEAPRRLWRGRQNREKRFTFVLAVVIGVFVVCWFPFFFTYTLTAVGCSVPPTLFKFFFWFGYCNSSLNPVIYTIFNHDFRRAFKKILCRGDRKRIV, encoded by the exons ATGGGCTCCCTGGAGCCGGACGCGGGCAACGGGAGCTGGAACGGGAGCGAGGCGCCAGGGGGCGGCGCCCGGGCCAGCCCGTACTCCCTGCAGGTGACGCTCACGCTGGTGTGCCTGGCCGGCCTGCTCATGCTGCTCACCGTGTTCGGCAACGTGCTGGTCATCATCGCCGTGTTCACCAGCCGCGCGCTCAAGGCGCCCCAAAACCTCTTCCTGGTGTCGCTGGCCTCGGCCGACATCCTGGTGGCCACGCTTGTCATCCCCTTCTCGCTGGCCAACGAGGTCATGGGCTACTGGTATTTTGGCCAGGCGTGGTGCGAGATCTACCTGGCGCTCGACGTGCTCTTCTGCACGTCGTCCATCGCGCACCTGTGCGCCATCAGCCTGGACCGCTACTGGTCCATCACGCAGGCCATCGAGTACAACCTGAAGCGCACGCCGCGCCGCATCAAGGCCATCATCGTCACCGTGTGGGTCATCTCGGCCGTCATCTCCTTCCCGCCGCTCATCTCCATCGAGAGgaagggcggcggcggcggcggcgggcggcagCGCTGCGAAATCAACGACCAGAAGTGGTACGTGATCGCCTCCTGCACCGGCTCCTTCTTCGTGCCTTGCCTCATCATGATCCTGGTCTACGTGCGCATCTACCAGATCGCCAAGCGCCGCACGCGCGTGCCGCCAAGCCGCAGGG TCCGGACGCCTCCGccaccaccaccgccgccgccgccgccgccgcgccagCCGGGGCCGCCGAGCGCAGGCCTAATGGCCTGGGCC GAGCGCGGCGCGGGCTCCGCGAGCGCCGAGACCGAGCCGCTGCCCACGCAGCTCAACGGCGCGGCTGGCGAGCCCGCAGCGGCCGGGCCGCGCGAAACCGACGCGTTGGACCTGGAGGAGAGCTCGTCGTCCGAGCACGCCGAGCGGCCCCCGGG CCCCGCAAGCCGCGGGCCCCGG CAAGGCCCGAGCGAGCCAGGTGAAGCCCGGGGACAGCATCCCTCGGCGCGCGCCCGGGACCGCGGGGCCCGGGGCGTCGGCGGCCGGGCCCGGGGAGACACGC CGGGGGCGCCAAGGCGTCTC TGGCGCGGGCGGCAGAACCGCGAAAAACGCTTCACGTTCGTGCTAGCCGTGGTCATCGGGGTGTTTGTGGTGTGCTGGTTCCCCTTCTTCTTCACCTACACGCTCACGGCCGTCGGCTGCTCCGTGCCGCCCACGCTCTTCAAGTTCTTCTTCTGGTTCGGCTACTGCAACAGCTCGCTGAACCCGGTCATCTACACCATCTTCAACCACGACTTCCGCCGCGCCTTCAAGAAGATCCTATGCCGCGGGGACAGGAAGCGGATCGTGTGA